ACATCTTCACCGTACAGCGAATTAGGTGTTTTCAAGGTGGCGTTGATCGACATGTGGAGATGATCCTGGAGGTTGTCGCCAACGGGCAGATCTCTCAGACACTCAATCCCCAGCTCTTCCAAATGCGTCCGTGGGCCGATGCCCGAATGCATCAGGATCTTGGGGCTGCCAATCGCACCGGCGCTCAGAATAACCTGCTGGCGTGCATGTAACGTTAGGGCCCCCTTCTTGAGCTGGCGAGTAACCACTCCCGTGGCCCGACCGCTTTCGATGATCACGCGGTCTACTTCAGTGTCGGTCAGAATGGTCAGACGCGGGTGATGCCGCAGGCCGCTCAGATAGGCCTTGGAACTGCTGTAACGCTCGCCGTTGAAAGTGGTCGTCTGATAATAGCCGACGCCTTGGCGACCGTTGTCATTAAAATCGTTAACGTATGGCAGGCCGACCTCCTGCCCGGCGCGGATGAAGGCCTGGGACAGCGGGTGGCGATAGCGATTTTCACTCACCTTGAGCGGCCCCTGGGTACCGTGCAACGGATTGGATAATGATTCGTTACCCTCACTGCGCACAAAGTAAGGCAGCAAATCGTTGAACCCCCAGCCCTCACAGCCTTCGTCACGCACCCAGCCATCATAGTCTTCACGATGACCACGGATATAGACCATACCGTTAACAGAGCTACTGCCGCCCACCAGCTTGCCTTGCGCGATCGACATAGAGCGATCCTGCGTCGCGGCATGGGGCGTGGTCATGTAAGGCCAGGTTCGCGTGGGAATGACTTTGCCAACCGCTGCTGGCATGCGAATCAGCGGACTCGAGTCCTGGCCACCGGCTTCGATAAGCGCCACGCGGCCTTGGGTTTGCTCAATAAGCCGATGGGCAATCACACAGCCAGCCGAGCCCGCGCCAATAATGATGTAGTCGTACTGCTCTTGCATATTGTTGCTCCTGCCCGGGGTCGATACGTGCCGGGGTAGGCGTTAGCCTATGAAGCACAACACCACAAGAATTGACGCTTTGCGCCAATGGCTTGACTATCGCTGACATGGCTTTTTATTTATTAATTAACAGCGAATTAGCCGTTAGTGCTTTAGTCGAACAAACCAGCGTTACGGTCTGACGAAGGACTAGGGACTATGGGCGCGCTTACGGGTATCGGAAGGTAGTTCTTTGAACAAGCGGCAGTACTCACGGCTAAAGTAGCTATGGTGGAAAAACCCTTGAAGAGCCGCCGCATCCGCCACCCCGAGCCATGGTTCTTGCAAAAGGGAACGGCGAACGGCGTTAAGCCGCAAGGCACGCAGGTAGTGCACCGGCGACTGCCCCGTTTCAGCCTGGAAACTGTATTGAAGGGTGCGCCGGGAAATATTCAGTTGGTTGCAAAGCGTCATGATCGACGGTGGATCCTCCGCTTGGGCCTTGGTCAAGGTATGGCAGC
This Vreelandella neptunia DNA region includes the following protein-coding sequences:
- a CDS encoding GMC family oxidoreductase, with the protein product MQEQYDYIIIGAGSAGCVIAHRLIEQTQGRVALIEAGGQDSSPLIRMPAAVGKVIPTRTWPYMTTPHAATQDRSMSIAQGKLVGGSSSVNGMVYIRGHREDYDGWVRDEGCEGWGFNDLLPYFVRSEGNESLSNPLHGTQGPLKVSENRYRHPLSQAFIRAGQEVGLPYVNDFNDNGRQGVGYYQTTTFNGERYSSSKAYLSGLRHHPRLTILTDTEVDRVIIESGRATGVVTRQLKKGALTLHARQQVILSAGAIGSPKILMHSGIGPRTHLEELGIECLRDLPVGDNLQDHLHMSINATLKTPNSLYGEDVGIKALRHGAEWLLYRQGLMTSNVLEGGAFLDTANEGRPDTQIHFMPVLDTWDDPNGIGKGRTHGITLKVGHLQPASRGNVRLSGPHHDRKVMINANFLEAPEDLQHQVRSLRAGLAFLETPALSSIIDEVFSPPQARQLLEAGVAGSQEALEGFIRQYCKTTYHPVGTCRMGPDAERSVVDLDLRVHGIEGLRVIDCSVFPRLPRGNTNAPTIAVAEKAADLLIAAQ